A window from Dysidea avara chromosome 2, odDysAvar1.4, whole genome shotgun sequence encodes these proteins:
- the LOC136245120 gene encoding uncharacterized protein, with protein sequence MGLKAASAEYSCLWCTVHKDDRYNMTLTHCPRSLSDLKGNGDFSNIHKPLLNLDLDHIIPDELHLMLRVTDRLITALIQTAKSYDQHQHRLERIRRAYKVLDGERIKNLIAAIRECGVYFNIYEDDESGKVEWPSLLGPDKLKLLKNLPDKLVGCQPPEMVPLTQNLWKDFDLIYSIVTSRVPTRHHQLRESTKKWINDYLDLGKEFKYGDFYYPDKVTPYMHLLCAHLSDFIDKYDNVKQFSCQGVEKRTMWQKYYTIEKVTGGTILQTYYVMTIHYTSSGTVKSQAIHIENERLSGGTEVGYKIQGKRD encoded by the exons ATGGGGCTGAAGGCAGCATCAGCTGAGTATTCGTGCTTGTGGTGCACTGTACACAAAGATGACAG GTATAACATGACATTGACCCATTGCCCAAGGTCATTGTCAGATTTAAAAGGCAATGGAGACTTCAGCAATATCCATAAGCCTTTGCTTAACTTAGATTTAGACCACATTATCCCTGATGAGCTTCACTTGATGTTGAGAGTAACTGACAGGCTTATTACTGCACTAATACAAACTGCAAAATCTTATGATCAGCACCAGCATAGGCTGGAAAGAATAAGACGTGCATATAAGGTGCTTGATGGAGAAAGGATAAAAAATCTAATAGCAGCCATAAGGGAGTGTGGTGTATATTTCAACATTTATGAGGATGACGAATCTGGTAAAGTTGAGTGGCCATCTCTGCTGGGTCCTGATAAGCTGAAATTGCTAAAAAATCTGCCTGACAAATTAGTAGGCTGTCAGCCACCAGAGATGGTCCCATTAACACAGAACTTGTGGAAG GACTTTGATTTAATATACAGCATAGTAACTTCCAGGGTGCCAACAAGACACCATCAGTTAAGAGAATCG ACAAAGAAATGGATAAATGATTATCTGGATCTCGGAAAGGAGTTTAAATATGGTGACTTCTATTACCCAGATAAG GTGACCCCTTATATGCACCTACTTTGTGCACATTTAAGCGACTTTATTGACAAATACGACAACGTAAAGCAATTCAGTTGCCAAG GAGTGGAAAAAAGAACGATGTGGCAAAAGTATTATACCATCGAAAAAGTAACAGGTGGGACTATACTGCAGACTTATTACGTGATGACCATACACTACACGAGTTCAGGGACTGTGAAATCCCAAGCAATACATATAG AAAACGAAAGATTGTCTGGTGGAACGGAGGTGGGATACAAGATTCAAGGCAAAAGAGACTAA
- the LOC136245131 gene encoding uncharacterized protein, with product MAMLMRVHRKRKIVHQHYTYSCAFNNVSVDYKQVNCDLNTQLSLSQEHLSSAAKRKIPEQALLSFNQNQCIYCLTTKETKKSSDALASRSFIMLLQPKETLLNQNQPGQNFFSQQEIDRIFDKQFVPYVDVKSISEELCHLSLQSVSVDDMEMDELSMEDIKKIWEDKVKAVTDKVKAVMPMPLNYELPYNEWLHQLLKDKLTDLNFAVYQRDKTNPRSLGPLSEYIFCKSDILLYHTQKVESESVVALELSFNDLSLEPQTTPRYGSCDICASVTELKVEPPDSFEAAINETYYNMFGEAVKLTVNALSKGKLVKTATIYGILVTIHQNKEACLLKLTIDYFNRACTFERSTATAPFVDLLNGIIEVLLQ from the exons ATGGCAATGCTGATGAGG GTGCATCGAAAGCGAAAGATTGTGCACCAACATTATACTTACTCGTGCGCCTTCAATAATGTGTCTGtggactacaaacaagtgaatTGTGACTTAAATACCCAATTATCTTTGTCACAGGAGCATTTGTCATCAGCAGCCAAAAGAAAAATCCCAGAGCAAGCATTGCTTTCTTTCAATCAAAATCAGTGCATTTATTGCCTCACAACTAAGGAGACGAAGAAGTCTAGTGATGCGCTAGCTTCCAGATCATTCATTATGTTATTGCAACCCAAAGAAACATTGCTAAATCAAAATCAACCAGGCCAAAATTTTTTTAGTCAACAGGAGATCGATCGAATATTTGACAAACAATTTGTTCCGTATGTGGATGTGAAAAGTATTTCAGAAGAATTGTGTCATTTAAGTTTACAATCTGTTAGCGTTGATGACATGGAGATGGATGAACTGAGTATGGAAGATATAAAGAAGATCTGGGAGGACAAGGTAAAGGCTGTTACGGACAAG GTAAAAGCTGTTATGCCGATGCCACTCAATTATGAACTACCTTATAATGAGTGGTTACATCAGCTTTTAAAAGATAAATTGACAGATTTAAACTTTGCTGTTTACCAGCGTGACAAAACCAACCCAAGGTCGTTAGGGCCTCTCAGTGAATACATTTTTTGCAAAAGCGACATCCTTTTGTATCACACACAAAAGGTAGAAAGCGAATCAGTTGTCGCTTTAGAACTCAGTTTCAATGATTTGAGTTTAGAACCACAAACCACACCAAGATATGGCTCATGTGACATATGTGCAAGTGTTACTGAGCTGAAAGTTGAGCCGCCAGACTCCTTTGAAGCTGCAATAAATGAAACATACTACAACATGTTTGGAGAGGCAGTCAAGCTAACTGTTAACGCCTTGAGTAAAGGAAAACTTGTGAAAACAGCAACAATTTATGGTATATTGGTTACCATTCATCAGAACAAGGAGGCATGTTTGCTGAAATTGACCATCGACTACTTCAACAGGGCGTGTACCTTTGAAAGGTCGACAGCGACCGCTCCTTTTGTGGATCTATTAAATGGTATCATAGAAGttttattacaataa
- the LOC136248085 gene encoding uncharacterized protein has protein sequence MLSTTSNCGCDGAFLSLLDDLFITQHVTFPTRYRNDQTPSILDLILSTYQHEVTDLTSLPPLGKSDHVVISFEFLCYHSIECVNVPKYLYGRGDYRFMSHELLDTNWAQQFEGQDMESMWLCFHAKLLNLIDKYIPVKTASSKPKPKWLDWPTLKAIKLKHKTWNTYKATKRHVDYILYSKCRNYATAAVKHAKSTFETKSARDIQHNPNLFWKYVRSNTMVRVDVDKLLKDDGTLTCSDHEVANRLNDFFTSVYTDEPTSEVPTLPDRSNGSTLQHTEITHEDVLHQLNRLKPNKSCGPESR, from the coding sequence ATGCTGAGTACAACATCAAATTGTGGTTGTGATGGGGCATTTTTATCATTACTTGATGACCTTTTTATCACTCAACATGTTACATTTCCAACTAGATATAGAAATGACCAAACTCCATCTATATTAGATCTTATCTTAAGTACTTACCAACATGAAGTGACAGATCTCACTTCATTGCCTCCACTTGGCAAAAGTGATCATGTTGTTATCAGTTTTGAATTTTTGTGTTATCACTCTATAGAATGTGTTAATGTGCCCAAGTATTTATATGGACGTGGAGACTATAGATTCATGTCACATGAATTACTTGATACTAATTGGGCACAACAATTTGAAGGACAAGATATGGAATCTATGTGGCTGTGTTTTCATGCTAAACTATTAAACTTGATTGACAAGTATATTCCAGTTAAAACTGCTAGCTCTAAGCCCAAACCAAAATGGCTGGATTGGCCTACACTCAAAGCAATCAAGCTTAAACATAAAACATGGAATACTTATAAGGCCACCAAACGCCATGTTGACTACATCTTGTATAGCAAGTGTAGAAACTATGCTACTGCAGCTGTTAAACATGCCAAGTCAACATTTGAAACCAAATCAGCAAGAGACATTCAACACAACCCCAACCTGTTTTGGAAATATGTCAGAAGTAACACCATGGTACGAGTAGACGTAGACAAATTACTTAAAGATGATGGTACCTTAACTTGCTCTGATCATGAAGTGGCTAACCGTCTTAATGACTTTTTTACTAGTGTGTATACTGATGAACCTACATCTGAGGTACCAACATTACCTGACAGATCCAACGGCAGTACACTTCAGCATACTGAGATAACTCACGAGGATGTCTTACATCAGCTCAATCGCCTTAAACCAAACAAATCATGTGGTCCAGAATCCAGATAA